Proteins encoded within one genomic window of Pygocentrus nattereri isolate fPygNat1 chromosome 11, fPygNat1.pri, whole genome shotgun sequence:
- the c2cd4a gene encoding C2 calcium-dependent domain-containing protein 4A yields MWVVEKIRVSVERTNLLLPVTEYSFKIGDIMFCEKASADKLKKVPLCPNIITPDTIPEFCIPPKISTPLEQGKSSPCIRVPTERDSPKKEMPSREPVNMHIIQVESVDDGPYDNTCSDEENTNADPQSQAALSLPHLAKAQTCYGFCTLLESPHTRRKESLFHNDPSSCGIPLVLPRSRSNTCSRSSSAPLSQPSPSPSSFSLHTLTSRLSPKSFTLHRQGTFDSDTTSSAESSPFSSPLLARSPPKSSLFKTLSHEKLLFRNIRKAAVSRNNSLSTDEGSSTDNSPNVMRRSSDALVEPLSCSFGLAPPAIFPMDLILHRERVMKESLVPVGRDGALRVSAEYCPENQRLRVRLISAEGLYSLSVDSKSINCSVSLSIVPGKVQKQRSTVIRKSRNPIFNEDFFFDGISEEDLSQWSLRFKVVNKMSTMKRDYILGSCDLPLSSIVTS; encoded by the coding sequence ATGTGGGTGGTCGAAAAGATTCGTGTGTCAGTAGAGAGAACCAATCTACTACTTCCAGTCACGGAATACAGCTTCAAAATTGGTGACATCATGTTTTGTGAAAAGGCATCTGCTGATAAACTCAAGAAGGTCCCCCTGTGTCCCAATATCATCACTCCAGACACCATCCCTGAATTCTGCATCCCGCCTAAAATCTCAACCCCACTGGAGCAAGGGAAATCAAGCCCTTGTATCAGAGTTCCAACTGAGAGAGACAGCCCAAAGAAAGAGATGCCTTCACGAGAGCCAGTCAACATGCACATCATCCAGGTCGAGAGTGTGGATGATGGGCCATATGATAACACCTGTAGTGATGAAGAGAACACCAACGCGGACCCCCAGAGCcaggctgctctctctctgcctcacctGGCCAAAGCCCAGACCTGCTATGGCTTCTGCACGCTGTTGGAGAGCCCCCACACCAGACGTAAGGAGTCCCTCTTCCACAATGACCCCAGTTCCTGTGGGATTCCCTTGGTTCTGCCCCGGAGCAGGTCCAATACCTGCTCTAGATCTTCTTCTGCTCCTCTTTCTCAACCCTCCCCCTCACCCTCATCCTTCAGCCTGCACACTTTAACCTCCAGACTCTCCCCAAAGAGCTTCACCCTCCATAGGCAGGGTACATTCGATAGTGACACAACATCTTCAGCAGAATCATCCCCTTTTAGTTCGCCTCTTTTGGCCAGATCACCACCCAAATCATCCCTGTTCAAAACACTTAGCCATGAGAAGCTGCTCTTCCGCAATATCCGGAAGGCTGCCGTATCCAGGAACAACTCCCTATCAACGGATGAGGGCAGCTCCACAGATAACAGTCCTAACGTCATGAGAAGATCATCAGACGCCCTTGTAGAGCCTCTTTCTTGCAGCTTTGGTCTGGCACCTCCTGCAATCTTCCCCATGGACTTGATTCTCCACAGAGAACGGGTGATGAAGGAGAGCCTTGTGCCTGTTGGCAGAGATGGAGCCCTGCGGGTGTCGGCAGAATACTGCCCAGAGAACCAGAGGCTGCGGGTCAGACTCATCAGCGCAGAAGGCCTTTACTCTCTTTCTGTGGACTCTAAGAGCATTAACTGTAGTGTTAGCCTCTCTATTGTGCCTGGAAAGGTCCAGAAACAGCGCAGCACTGTCATTAGGAAGAGCCGCAACCCAATCTTTAATGAGGACTTTTTCTTTGATGGCATATCTGAAGAAGATCTCAGTCAGTGGTCATTACGGTTTAAAGTGGTCAACAAAATGTCCACTATGAAGAGAGACTATATTTTGGGCAGTTGTGATCTTCCTCTTTCCAGCATTGTCACCTCATAA